A genomic window from Salvia hispanica cultivar TCC Black 2014 chromosome 5, UniMelb_Shisp_WGS_1.0, whole genome shotgun sequence includes:
- the LOC125189251 gene encoding 5-OH-xanthotoxin synthase-like has translation MIPVAMNKLSYNGIDVGFSDYNDTWRELRKISTLHLFSPKQVQSSYPIFRDEVRNIMEKIARDASSSTIVNFSETTESLIGNIMVRLVFGIHGGDRFNDLLRKTQIMYSGFFVEDYLPWFRWIDSLSGMAAALDRVFHSLDSFCQEVIEEHMNPNRPKSMEGDFIDSLLKIKENGSSSIPLTLNHIKGVLVDMVMGGSDTVGNAIVWTMTALMKKPLVMKKLQEEIRRLAGKKDMIDKQDIEKLPYLRAVIKEALRLYPPGPLAVPRKTTNKCTVNGYEIDGETMVYMNLWAIGRDPAAWENADEFLPERFLEGQTPELVAFGFGRRGCPGMGMAMVEVELAIANFVYKFNWELPVGMKEEDIDLDAKPGSALHKKIDLCLVATVVI, from the exons ATGATTCCTGTCGCCATGAATAAGCTGTCGTATAACGGCATAGACGTCGGATTTTCGGACTACAACGACACATGGAGGGAGTTGAGGAAGATCTCCACCCTCCATCTCTTCAGCCCGAAGCAAGTTCAATCATCTTACCCCATTTTCAGAGATGAAGTGAGAAATATTATGGAGAAGATTGCTAGAGATGCCTCTTCTTCCACTATCGTCAATTTCAGTGAGACGACGGAGTCGCTTATAGGTAATATCATGGTCAGACTTGTGTTTGGGATTCATGGAGGTGATCGTTTCAACGATCTTCTTAGGAAAACTCAGATCATGTATTCGGGCTTTTTTGTGGAGGATTACTTGCCTTGGTTTCGATGGATTGATAGCCTCTCTGGAATGGCTGCAGCGCTTGATAGGGTTTTTCACAGCCTGGATTCATTTTGTCAAGAAGTCATTGAAGAGCATATGAATCCAAATAGGCCTAAATCCATGGAAGGTGACTTCATCGATAGTTTGTTAAAGATTAAAGAAAATGGATCCTCTTCCATTCCTCTTACATTAAACCACATCAAAGGTGTACTAGTG GATATGGTAATGGGAGGCAGCGACACTGTAGGAAATGCTATAGTGTGGACAATGACGGCGTTGATGAAAAAGCCTTTGGTGATGAAGAAGTTGCAAGAGGAGATAAGACGGTTGGCCGGAAAGAAAGATATGATCGATAAACAAGACATAGAGAAACTTCCATATTTGAGGGCAGTTATAAAAGAGGCTTTGAGATTGTATCCACCAGGTCCGCTAGCAGTGCCAAGAAAGACTACTAATAAGTGTACTGTAAATGGTTATGAAATAGATGGTGAAACTATGGTGTATATGAATCTTTGGGCTATTGGAAGAGATCCTGCCGCGTGGGAAAACGCAGATGAATTCTTGCCGGAGAGGTTCTTGGAGGGTCAGACTCCGGAGTTGGTAGCGTTTGGATTCGGGCGGAGAGGGTGTCCGGGAATGGGAATGGCGATGGTCGAGGTGGAACTTGCGATAGCAAATTTtgtatacaaatttaattgggAATTGCCGGTTGGAATGAAGGAAGAGGATATTGATTTGGATGCTAAGCCTGGATCAGCACTGCATAAGAAGATCGATCTTTGTCTTGTTGCCACGGTTGTCATATAA